A genomic window from Dethiosulfovibrio russensis includes:
- a CDS encoding radical SAM protein, producing MHVFGPVPSRRLGRSLGVNHIPPKVCSYACRYCQLGSTLNMSVERRNFFDPSAIAAEVEAKLEDLKKSGDPVDYLAFVPDGEPTLDLGIGTLAEKIKAFGVPIAVISNASLIGDPEVQEALMQFDWVSLKVDGATEDVWRFVDRPHKKLSFDSILKGVGNFASSYEGHLETETMLIAGGNDGDEQLEALASFLESVSPAVCRLSSPTRPPACPDVACVDEERLAVATATFQSHGLNPMILNAYEGDDFTRTGDVRDALLSILSVHPMKEAAVARFLEQEGDDPALVERMVADGDVVKADWRGDVFYARNLRNAKDRESY from the coding sequence ATGCACGTATTCGGTCCCGTGCCGTCTAGAAGGTTGGGGCGCAGCCTGGGGGTCAACCACATCCCCCCGAAGGTATGCAGCTATGCCTGCCGCTACTGTCAGTTGGGAAGCACCTTGAATATGTCCGTCGAGCGTCGGAACTTTTTCGATCCCTCGGCCATAGCGGCGGAGGTGGAGGCCAAGCTGGAGGATCTTAAAAAATCAGGAGATCCGGTAGACTATCTGGCCTTCGTCCCCGACGGCGAACCTACTCTGGACCTGGGAATAGGAACGCTGGCCGAGAAGATAAAGGCCTTCGGGGTTCCTATAGCGGTGATATCCAACGCGTCTCTGATAGGCGATCCTGAGGTCCAAGAGGCGCTGATGCAGTTCGACTGGGTCTCTCTCAAGGTGGACGGAGCTACCGAAGACGTCTGGAGATTCGTCGACAGGCCCCATAAAAAACTCTCCTTCGATTCCATATTGAAAGGGGTCGGGAACTTCGCCTCCTCCTACGAAGGCCATCTGGAGACCGAGACCATGCTTATAGCCGGAGGGAACGACGGCGACGAACAGCTCGAGGCCTTGGCGTCCTTTTTGGAGTCGGTTTCACCTGCGGTGTGCCGACTTTCGTCTCCGACCCGTCCTCCCGCATGTCCAGACGTAGCCTGCGTCGACGAGGAAAGGCTGGCCGTAGCTACCGCCACCTTCCAGTCACACGGTTTGAATCCCATGATACTCAACGCCTACGAGGGCGACGATTTCACCAGAACTGGGGACGTTCGAGATGCCCTGTTGTCCATACTGTCTGTTCACCCTATGAAAGAGGCGGCTGTGGCCCGTTTCCTCGAGCAGGAAGGCGACGATCCCGCCCTGGTGGAGCGGATGGTGGCGGACGGAGACGTGGTCAAGGCCGACTGGAGAGGCGACGTCTTCTACGCCAGAAACCTCCGCAACGCCAAGGACAGGGAGAGTTACTGA